Proteins encoded by one window of Brienomyrus brachyistius isolate T26 chromosome 1, BBRACH_0.4, whole genome shotgun sequence:
- the LOC125749059 gene encoding transmembrane protein 237B-like isoform X3, protein MLYNTKCQTMENEKAQPTRTLQPVTNQHLPPLRPRALPLMPSLDMGDETPPPKAKKRKPKRESNEADDGDESAVEATAPEPQDIPPQKKKKKKKKKKIQTLDLEREGNRAQWDMANGGAAVEQHVDEEAEAPKAREKKKPKIGDRLHSSELDVEDEDVITNAAAAIPQHSLFSAPLGQSQPISKVFVERNRRFQATARTDLDKPSIETDDYLEITSVWSTRDVALKVHSGFRVNLAKVSVAMKSFLTLEPAALASILYFAALILSLSQQMTSDRINLYNSGNGTLWPTGSEQRFLQNWIVVNLVVAVLVGLAWAFLCTRPELDYTEEFLRTMDVDEVPHKKGNPEIPA, encoded by the exons ATGCTGTATAATACTAAATGTCAAACGATGGAAAATGAAAAAGCCCAG CCTACAAGGACACTGCAACCAGTGACCAATCAGCATCTGCCTCCA CTTCGACCACGTGCTCTGCCACTCATGCCAAG TCTGGACATGGGAG ATGAAACGCCACCGCCTAAAGCAAAGAAAAGGAAGCCAAAAAGAGAGTCCAATGAAGCTGACGATGGAGACG AGTCAGCAGTGGAGGCGACGGCACCAGAGCCCCAAGACATTCCACctcagaagaagaaaaagaagaagaagaagaagaaaatccAAACTCTAG ATCTGGAGCGGGAAGGAAACCGCGCCCAGTGGGACATGGCGAATGGGGGTGCTGCTGTGGAACAGCATGTGGATGAGGAGGCCGAGGCCCCAAAGGCCAGAGAGAAGAA GAAGCCGAAGATCGGTGACAGGCTGCACTCCAGTGAGCTAGACGTTGAGGACGAAGATGTCATCACCAACGCAGCTGCCGCCATCCCCCAGCATTCCCTGTTCTCTGCCCCACTGGGACAAagtcaaccaatcagcaaggTTTTTGTCGAGAGAAACC GGCGGTTCCAAGCCACGGCTCGCACAGACTTGGACAAGCCCAGCATTGAAACAGATGATTACCTGGAGATAACATCCGTCTGGAGTACCCGGGATGTGGCCTTGAAAGTACACAGTGGGTTCAG GGTGAACCTGGCCAAGGTCTCTGTGGCAATGAAGAGCTTCCTCACTCTGGAGCCAGCAGCACTGGCCTCCATCT TGTACTTTGCAGCCCTGATCCTTTCTCTCAGCCAGCAGATGACCAGTGACCGAATCAATCTCTACAACTCTGGCAATGGGACCTTGTG GCCCACAGGCTCAGAACAAAGGTTCCTGCAGAACTGGATTGTGGTGAACCTAGTGGTGGCAGTGTTGGTGGGATTGGCCTGGGCGTTCCTCTGTACACGACCCGAGTTGGATTACACTGAGG AATTCTTAAGGACGATGGATGTAGATGAGGTGCCACATAAAAAGGGGAATCCGGAAATCCCAGCCTGA
- the LOC125749059 gene encoding transmembrane protein 237A-like isoform X1, with protein MLYNTKCQTMENEKAQPTRTLQPVTNQHLPPLRPRALPLMPSLDMGDETPPPKAKKRKPKRESNEADDGDESAVEATAPEPQDIPPQKKKKKKKKKKIQTLDLEREGNRAQWDMANGGAAVEQHVDEEAEAPKAREKKKPKIGDRLHSSELDVEDEDVITNAAAAIPQHSLFSAPLGQSQPISKVFVERNRRFQATARTDLDKPSIETDDYLEITSVWSTRDVALKVHSGFRVVGLFTQGFLAGYAVWNTIVVYILAGEQLSSLANLLQRYHTLAYPAQSLLYLLLALSSVSAFDRVNLAKVSVAMKSFLTLEPAALASILYFAALILSLSQQMTSDRINLYNSGNGTLWPTGSEQRFLQNWIVVNLVVAVLVGLAWAFLCTRPELDYTEEFLRTMDVDEVPHKKGNPEIPA; from the exons ATGCTGTATAATACTAAATGTCAAACGATGGAAAATGAAAAAGCCCAG CCTACAAGGACACTGCAACCAGTGACCAATCAGCATCTGCCTCCA CTTCGACCACGTGCTCTGCCACTCATGCCAAG TCTGGACATGGGAG ATGAAACGCCACCGCCTAAAGCAAAGAAAAGGAAGCCAAAAAGAGAGTCCAATGAAGCTGACGATGGAGACG AGTCAGCAGTGGAGGCGACGGCACCAGAGCCCCAAGACATTCCACctcagaagaagaaaaagaagaagaagaagaagaaaatccAAACTCTAG ATCTGGAGCGGGAAGGAAACCGCGCCCAGTGGGACATGGCGAATGGGGGTGCTGCTGTGGAACAGCATGTGGATGAGGAGGCCGAGGCCCCAAAGGCCAGAGAGAAGAA GAAGCCGAAGATCGGTGACAGGCTGCACTCCAGTGAGCTAGACGTTGAGGACGAAGATGTCATCACCAACGCAGCTGCCGCCATCCCCCAGCATTCCCTGTTCTCTGCCCCACTGGGACAAagtcaaccaatcagcaaggTTTTTGTCGAGAGAAACC GGCGGTTCCAAGCCACGGCTCGCACAGACTTGGACAAGCCCAGCATTGAAACAGATGATTACCTGGAGATAACATCCGTCTGGAGTACCCGGGATGTGGCCTTGAAAGTACACAGTGGGTTCAG GGTGGTGGGTCTCTTCACACAAGGCTTCCTGGCTGGGTATGCTGTCTGGAACACCATTGTGGTGTACATCCTGGCCGGGGAGCAGCTCAGCAGCCTGGCCAACCTGCTCCAGCGGTACCACACGCTGGCCTACCCAGCCCAGTCCCTGCTCTACCTGCTGCTGGCTCTCAGTAGCGTCTCTGCCTTCGACAG GGTGAACCTGGCCAAGGTCTCTGTGGCAATGAAGAGCTTCCTCACTCTGGAGCCAGCAGCACTGGCCTCCATCT TGTACTTTGCAGCCCTGATCCTTTCTCTCAGCCAGCAGATGACCAGTGACCGAATCAATCTCTACAACTCTGGCAATGGGACCTTGTG GCCCACAGGCTCAGAACAAAGGTTCCTGCAGAACTGGATTGTGGTGAACCTAGTGGTGGCAGTGTTGGTGGGATTGGCCTGGGCGTTCCTCTGTACACGACCCGAGTTGGATTACACTGAGG AATTCTTAAGGACGATGGATGTAGATGAGGTGCCACATAAAAAGGGGAATCCGGAAATCCCAGCCTGA
- the LOC125750974 gene encoding MAGUK p55 subfamily member 4-like — MRQARDVKSVSLREDGLTQILASVVEEVKLSISRDISGADLLYSLLNAPWLKSLLKVYERLQWYMRAPPSPYFPFASSLSHQMMADLRGVAAPSSEARQLYKLLRDPHLQAFLSAHDIVAQKSYGPVLPPLPNNLPDDEEAFRIVCLVKNNQPLGATIKRNELTGEISVARVIRGGLAERSGLLYAGDKIMEVNGQPVEGLEAEQIIEILAQSQGTIMFKVVPMSDRPVNSQTLVYVRAMIDYSPFQDPTIPCADAGMAFRKGDVLQIVDQTDALWWQGRNMPSNSSCAGLIPSIDLLRRRQREMWWSQALQPGTCTPHMVETAGFSRDSNGPAVSILFREPNTTIPLVRAFQPIKLLLTDITNFIFSMSCGPQVSSVDKDEDLDDACFEAEEAECSRNSEGIYLAGFRRSLRLCQRKARRFRMQSCNARCLSSCCSSLANPYEEMVRYQRHPEDKLRLIALMGPRSVDINELRRRLIAVDPKTYQGPIPHTTRPLKCFEKSGREYHFISRELFENMLYNHRFLEYGEYKGHLYGISISSIRNVLDSGKICIVDIDPHGLQAIRTHELKAYIIFVKSPSTAHMKQTRAKAQIADIRPSRNEDVDEVEEAAKMESFYCQFFDEVIVNNGLQDSCLELLEAIRRAQKEPQWVPASWIRPTVDSSAEKLG; from the exons ATGAGGCAGGCTAGGGACGTCAAGTCAGTATCACTCCGTGAAGATG GCCTGACTCAGATCTTGGCCAGTGTAGTGGAGGAAGTGAAGCTCTCCATCAGCAGGGATATCAGCGGAGCTGACCTCCTCTACAGCTTGCTGAATGCCCCATGGCTTAAGTCTCTGCTTAAG GTATATGAGCGCCTGCAATGGTACATGAGGGCCCCCCCTAGTCCATATTTCCCTTTTGCCTCAAGTCTCTCCCACCAG ATGATGGCTGACCTGCGAGGGGTAGCAGCCCCGTCCTCCGAGGCCAGGCAGCTCTACAAATTGCTCAGAGATCCTCATCTGCAG GCATTTTTATCTGCCCATGACATTGTGGCCCAGAAGAGCTATGGACCGGTGTTACCTCCTCTCCCAAACAATTTGCCTGATGATGAAGAGGCTTTTAGAATTGTGTGCCTCGTCAAGAACAATCAGCCATTG GGAGCTACGATAAAGAGGAACGAGCTGACGGGAGAGATTTCCGTGGCCCGAGTGATCCGTGGGGGACTGGCAGAGCGCAGCG GTCTGCTCTATGCCGGTGACAAAATTATGGAGGTGaatgggcagccagtggagggcCTGGAGGCAGAGCAGATTATAGAGATCCTG GCGCAATCCCAGGGGACAATCATGTTCAAAGTGGTGCCCATGTCCGACCGGCCAGTGAACAGCCAAACTTTG GTCTATGTCAGGGCAATGATAGATTACAGCCCATTCCAGGACCCTACTATCCCCTGTGCTGATGCTGGCATGGCCTTTCGAAAGGGAGATGTGCTGCAGATAGTGGACCAGACAGATGCCCTCTGGTGGCAGGGCAGGAACATGCCAAGCAATTCATCCTGTGCTGGCCTCATACCCTCCATTGACCTGCTGAGAAG AAGACAGAGGGAGATGTGGTGGTCGCAGGCTTTGCAGCCAGGCACCTGCACTCCA CATATGGTAGAGACAGCGGGGTTTTCCCGTGACAGTAATGGTCCTGCTGTCTCTATCCTTTTCCGTGAACCTAACACCACCATACCCTTGGTCAGAGCATTCCAGCCAATTAAACTGCTACTCACCGACATCACAAATTTTATTTTCTCTATGTCCTGTGGACCTCAAGTGAGCAGTGTCGACAAAG ATGAAGACTTAGATGACGCTTGTTTTGAAGCAG AGGAGGCCGAATGTAGCAGAAATTCTGAAGGAATCTATCTAG CCGGGTTCCGTCGCAGCCTGCGCCTGTGTCAGAGGAAGGCACGCAGGTTTCGCATGCAGTCATGCAACGCTCGCTGCCTGAgcagctgctgcagctccctGGCAAACCCCTATGAAGAGATGGTGCGCTACCAGCGGCACCCCGAGGACAAGCTGCGCCTCATCGCCCTCATGG GCCCGCGAAGTGTGGATATTAACGAACTCCGGAGAAGACTAATCGCAGTCGACCCTAAGACTTACCAAGGACCCATACCTC ACACAACGCGGCcactaaagtgctttgagaagtCTGGAAGAGAGTACCACTTCATTAGCAGAGAACTCTTCGAGAATATGTTGTACAACCACAG GTTCTTGGAATATGGGGAGTACAAAGGGCATCTTTATGGCATAAGCATCAGTTCAATCAGGAATGTCCTGGACAGCGGGAAGATCTGTATCGTTGACATAGATCCACAC GGTCTACAGGCGATTAGGACACATGAACTCAAGGCTTACATCATCTTTGTGAAGTCGCCTAGTACAGCCCACATGAAGCAGACTCGTGCAAAAGCCCAGATTGCTGACATCCGTCCCTCCAGG aatgAAGACGTCGATGAGGTGGAGGAAGCAGCAAAGATGGAGTCTTTTTACTGCCAATTCTTTGACGAAGTGATTGTGAACAACGGACTGCAGGACTCCTGCCTGGAGCTGCTGGAGGCCATTAGGCGAGCACAGAAGGAGCCCCAGTGGGTCCCTGCGAGCTGGATCCGCCCCACAGTAGACTCCTCGGCAGAGAAGCTGGGATGA
- the LOC125749059 gene encoding transmembrane protein 237B-like isoform X2 — translation MLYNTKCQTMENEKAQPTRTLQPVTNQHLPPLRPRALPLMPSLDMGDETPPPKAKKRKPKRESNEADDGDESAVEATAPEPQDIPPQKKKKKKKKKKIQTLDLEREGNRAQWDMANGGAAVEQHVDEEAEAPKAREKKKPKIGDRLHSSELDVEDEDVITNAAAAIPQHSLFSAPLGQSQPISKVFVERNRRFQATARTDLDKPSIETDDYLEITSVWSTRDVALKVHSGFRVVGLFTQGFLAGYAVWNTIVVYILAGEQLSSLANLLQRVNLAKVSVAMKSFLTLEPAALASILYFAALILSLSQQMTSDRINLYNSGNGTLWPTGSEQRFLQNWIVVNLVVAVLVGLAWAFLCTRPELDYTEEFLRTMDVDEVPHKKGNPEIPA, via the exons ATGCTGTATAATACTAAATGTCAAACGATGGAAAATGAAAAAGCCCAG CCTACAAGGACACTGCAACCAGTGACCAATCAGCATCTGCCTCCA CTTCGACCACGTGCTCTGCCACTCATGCCAAG TCTGGACATGGGAG ATGAAACGCCACCGCCTAAAGCAAAGAAAAGGAAGCCAAAAAGAGAGTCCAATGAAGCTGACGATGGAGACG AGTCAGCAGTGGAGGCGACGGCACCAGAGCCCCAAGACATTCCACctcagaagaagaaaaagaagaagaagaagaagaaaatccAAACTCTAG ATCTGGAGCGGGAAGGAAACCGCGCCCAGTGGGACATGGCGAATGGGGGTGCTGCTGTGGAACAGCATGTGGATGAGGAGGCCGAGGCCCCAAAGGCCAGAGAGAAGAA GAAGCCGAAGATCGGTGACAGGCTGCACTCCAGTGAGCTAGACGTTGAGGACGAAGATGTCATCACCAACGCAGCTGCCGCCATCCCCCAGCATTCCCTGTTCTCTGCCCCACTGGGACAAagtcaaccaatcagcaaggTTTTTGTCGAGAGAAACC GGCGGTTCCAAGCCACGGCTCGCACAGACTTGGACAAGCCCAGCATTGAAACAGATGATTACCTGGAGATAACATCCGTCTGGAGTACCCGGGATGTGGCCTTGAAAGTACACAGTGGGTTCAG GGTGGTGGGTCTCTTCACACAAGGCTTCCTGGCTGGGTATGCTGTCTGGAACACCATTGTGGTGTACATCCTGGCCGGGGAGCAGCTCAGCAGCCTGGCCAACCTGCTCCAGCG GGTGAACCTGGCCAAGGTCTCTGTGGCAATGAAGAGCTTCCTCACTCTGGAGCCAGCAGCACTGGCCTCCATCT TGTACTTTGCAGCCCTGATCCTTTCTCTCAGCCAGCAGATGACCAGTGACCGAATCAATCTCTACAACTCTGGCAATGGGACCTTGTG GCCCACAGGCTCAGAACAAAGGTTCCTGCAGAACTGGATTGTGGTGAACCTAGTGGTGGCAGTGTTGGTGGGATTGGCCTGGGCGTTCCTCTGTACACGACCCGAGTTGGATTACACTGAGG AATTCTTAAGGACGATGGATGTAGATGAGGTGCCACATAAAAAGGGGAATCCGGAAATCCCAGCCTGA